TTTCCATTTTACCTATAGCAGGAAACTCATCAAGTAGCATTAATAATCTATGCTTAAACTTAATTTTATTTGAATTTCCTGAATAATCCATTTCTGGAGTTAATAATTGTACACATTGTATAATTAGTATTCTTAAAAGTGGTGCTAAAGGTTGTATTTGTCCTGGTGGAACTACTATGTATAAAGAAATAGGTTTATCAGCTGCCATTAAATCTAGTATCCTAAAATCACTAATCGATGTATTTTTTTCAACATTAGGTGATTCAAATATTGATAGTTTAGATTTGGCTGTTGCTACAATACTTTGTAATGTTTTTTCTCCCTTACCTAAAGCATCTGCAATACCTCTATCTATAAAAGGATGTATTCCTCTTTTAATCTGTTCCTGGTCATCTTGAGCTGTATATATTTCTAATAATTTTTCTAAAATCTCTTCATCTCTATCAGGATCAAATATTGGTTTATTAATTAATTTTTTTAGTCTAAGCTCTAAAGGTCCTGTAGGATCAGTAATAAATTTAACAACATTTGATAAATTAGCTTCTCCCTTACCTTTATATAGCTCATATAGAATTAATGTAGTTGCTAAATCACTTCCAGCTAGTCCCCAGAATGGATCAGATGAACCCTCGTCAATTACTATTATTTGAGCAATAGTTTTTGCATCATCTATTTCATCTGGAGTTAGATACCTTACTTCTTTCATAGGATTAAATGAACAAGAATCTATAGATAATGGAGAAAATTTAAAAATTGTATTATTAAATTCTTTTTGTCTCCACCCAGCAGTCATCTGATAATTTTCTCCTTTAATATCTAATACAAATACAGAATCTTTCCAGCTATCTACAAGTGTTGGAATAATTACAGAAACACCTTTTCCTGTTCTCGTTGGAGCAGATAAAAGAATATGTGTTTTACCATTATCTCTTATTAATCTTCCATCAACTTCTCCTAAAACAACTCCACTATCTTCTAATAGATTTAATTCAAAAGCTTTTGCTGATATTCTCGGAGTTAAAAATCCACTTAATCCTAAATCATCAAATGTTGCCCATCTTGCTGAACCATGAGATGTATCCTTAGGTATCCATTTTATAGGGAAACATAGTATTATATATGGAATAAATATTAAAACTTGTAATGCTAAATATTCATATTTTGCCCATCTTGCAGCATTAGGAGTTTTACTTAAAGCCAAATACATAAATTTATTAGGGTAATATATTTTTATTTTATCTATTTCTAATAATATATATTTACTAAAATATTCTGGATAATTTAATATCCTTGCATAATTTGATAAATAGAAAAAAAGAATTAATATATGTGTTAAAATAATTATAGAAATTGTTCCAATAACAAATCTTTTTTCAACACTTTTCATATTTTTCCATTTTAATTTTTTAATATCACTTAACATAGTTTCCTCATTTTTTAATATTTATATTTTTCAAGTTCCATATCTCCATTAACTATAATATTAAATTTATATCCTCTTCTTATTGTTATAGTTGGTTGTCTTTCTACTTCTTTTTTTACTAAATGTGATGTAACTTCTTTAAATGGAGATGTATCTTTCCCATCTTTAGATTGTCCATTTAATCCAATTTTTAAACCACCTAAATTAAAACTAACTCCACTTGCTAAAGTATCTGTAAAATTTAAAACACTTGAAAGTACTGCATTTCCTATTAAAGACCATGTATGATTATTAGTTTTATCACTAACTCCTGAATTACCTAAATTATCTCCAGCATGAAATTCTGATAATTCTATATATTTCCCATTAGGTAATGATAATTTATCCCATACCATGAAAACTCTAGTCTGACCTTTAGATACATTACTTTCATATCTACCATAAAGTTTTGAACCCTTAGGAATTAATAAGTAATTTCCAGTTCTACTATCATAGACATTTTCTCTAACTTGTGCTAAAACACTACCAGGTAAATCTGTATTAACTTCTGTTAAAAATATTGCAGGTATTACCGAACCTTGTTGTACTAAATAATCGTTAAATGAAGAAGCTATCTTATTTTTTCTATCAATTATATTTTCAACCTTATTTTCTACTTCTTCATTAAGCTTATATCTATTTCTAGTTATTTCTTTTTTCTTATCGTCATTTTCTTTACTTTTTCTTATAAAGGTTAATCCCTCCACTGAGTTTTTCTTGCCCAATACTTCATTAACATGCGATCTATTTTCAAGTTCTGCTATAGCTCTATCAAGCTCTTCATGGTCTTTTTCAACTCTATTTTCATCTAAATTACTTACTTCAGCTTCACTTATATTTTTTTCAAGATTAACTTCTTCATGTTTTTTATCTTTATCTTTAATAGTATCTTCAATAATTTTTTCAAAATTAGTATCTTCAATATCTTCTATTTTTTCAAAAGGTTTATCTTCATCTGTTGTATCATTTTCAGTTATTCTAAAGCTATTTGGATCAGCTATTTCTATTTCTTCCACTTCTTCAATTTTAGGTACATTTTTATAAATCGTTATACTAACAATTGATAATAGTATTAAAGCTATGATTCCAAATAGAATTTTTAAGTTTTTTAATGAGTTTGTTTTTTCTTCTCTAATTATCTCTTCTTTTATATTTTCTTTTTCTAAAGTCTTATTTTCATTGTTTTGATTAACCTTATTAACAATTTCTTCCATTTTCTTTATATTATCAACTAATTCTTCTGTATCTAATATTAGATTTGCTTTAACTTCAGAAATTTCTTCATCACTGACATTATACATTTGATTATTTAATATATCTAAATGATAATTCATTCGCTCTAAGACAGAAATAGCTATATTCTTTTCCTTCATATATTTCCCCCTTTCTATTATCTAGTTATATCTAATTTTTCATTTCCTAAAACTAATTGAAATTTATTTACTACTTTATCAATAATAATTTTATTTCCTATCATTCTATAATTTACTAAATTTAATACATTATCTTCTCCATAAACATATACTACTGGTGCTTCTTGTAATTTATCATTAAGGATTAGGATTGTTTTTTCTTTATCAGTAAATACTTGCTCTGGTGCTAATTTATTATTTTTATTATATTTAAATCCAAAACTTATGTCTTCACTCTTACCTAAAGTAATTTCTTGATTTTTTTCTTTTAATCCTGATTTTTTAAAATGAGACATATTATTTTCATATGGGTATTTCCATTGAATATATGGATTAAATTCTCTTTCTGTAGATTCTAGGGATATAAAGTATGACCTTTTATCTGTAATAATATTTAGGTTAGTTTTTAAACCTTTAAATAATGGTTTAACAAATAGGAAAGTTGAAGAATCAGAACCACCACTTGTTTCATCTATTTGCCAGTTTTCTGTATCTCCACCACCAACATAAACTAAATTCTCATCAGCATTTAATTTTAAAACTGTTGTAAAATTCGGTTTAGTGTATACTTGATATATTGAAGATTTAAAATAGTTAAATTCAGTTGATACATTATATACAGCAGCAGATTTACCTGATATTATAGACAATTGATTTTTTAACATATTTTGCATTTCATCATCATTTAAATTTTCTACATTATGAATTTTAGAAATATTTTGTTCATATTTTTTTACTTTCTTTTTTTAATTTATTTATATTTTTACTAGCATCACTTGAATATGAAATTGCAGTTAATAATAATAAAAATACTCCAAAATTTTTATTTTTCTTCATCCGTTACTCTCCTTTTCTTTAAGAAATTTTTCTAATTTCTTTCTTTTCATAATCAATCTCAAATATTTTTCCTCTATAGTTAATAGGAATTTGATATATATCTACAATATTTTCTGTTTTATTTTCTAAAACTTTTTCTTCAAATATAATTTGTTGTATAACTTCTTCATTAAACTCTAAATCTGAATATTCAGGATTACTTTCAAAAAATTCTTCTAATTCTTTTTTTATAACCTTATATTCTTCTTTAGTATCTTCTTTTAATTCTTTAATAAATTCAGAAAATTTATTAATAATATTTTCTTCTTGATAAAAGATTTTTTCCTCATCTTTTTCTGCTCTTTTTTCATAATCTTTCAATTCATCTATTGTTTTTTCATCACCTAAAAATTTATTAAGTTCATCAATATTTTTTTCTACATCATAAACAAATACATCTATTTCATTGTTTATAATCTTTAAAATGTTTTTTCTTTTCCATAAACAATATTCTTCATATCCCATCTTAATTTTCCACCTGCATATTAAAATCAACTACTATTATTCCAAAAGGATTCAACATTATTTGTTCTGAGTTAGGAGAAAAGTTTCTAATTTTTACAATAGCATTTAGATTTTTTCTTTTTTCTAATTCTCCACTAGTTCCATAATATTTTTCTCTCCATCTAATCTGATATGTTTTTTCAACTTCTGGAATTGCAACAAAAGATAAAATTTCTACTTCTCTTGTTTTTTTATTTTCAAAAAATGAATTAATATTTTCACTTCCTAAAATAGAACCTAATTTTGATTGTGTTTCTTTATTTAAAAAATAATTTGCTTCTTTTATTGTTTTATCAAATACTTTTTTATCAAGAGTAATAGTTCTTGTATCTTTAATAAATTTTTTCATAAAGTATTCTATCTCTCTATTACCAATATTAGAAATTTGATTTGTTAATTTTTCTGCTCCAACTAATTCATTATTTTCATTTACTTTTATTAAATAACTTTTAGTTTCTGTTTTACTGATAAATAGAAAAGTTGAAACTCCACCTAACATTAAAGATAAAATACTCATTCCAATAAATGCTTTCTTCCATGTATTAAGTGATTCAGAAATATTAATATATCTTTCTATACCTATTCCTATTTTTTCTCTATTTCTTGAAGTCTTACTTTCATCAACAATAAAATTTTTTCTCATTTTACTTATTTTATTTTCTTTCATTATCTTCACCTAAAAATTTTATTTTTTCTAATTCAACAATTTTTATTTTTTTTACATTTTCATTTACTGTTGTTCCACTAAGAATTTTTACAATTGAAACTCCACCTAACATTAAAGATAAAATACTCATTCCAATAAATGCTTTCTTCCATGTATTAAGTGATTCAGAAATATTAATATATCTTTCTATACCTATTCCTATTTTTTCTCTATTTCTTGAAGTCTTACTTTCATCAACAATAAAATTTTTTCTCATTTTACTTATTTTATTTTCTTTCATTATCTTCACCTAAAAATTTTATTTTTTCTAATTCAACAATTTTTATTTTTTTTACATTTTCATTTACTGTTGTTCCACCAAGAATTTTTACAATTGAACTTATTCCATATATAGCTCCAACAATTACAGCAAAAATCAAAAATGATTTAAGTAATTGATCCCATTGTTGGCTAGTTATAAATTCTAACAACTTAAAAATGAAATATATAGATGCTGAAATATATCCTAAAAATTTTACAAATCCAAAAACACTAACAAAATATGTTGCTGCTTTATCAAATCCAACAACAGAAACTTTATTTGTGTCAGCTAAAGCTAAAGTTGATAAAAATAAAACTCCTAATAAAATAAGATACTTTGTTTCAATTTTTTTAATAAACTTTTCCATAATATTTCCTTTCTTATATTTTTATTTTTTTATTTTATTAATTTTAAATATTACATTTTTACCACCTCTTCTTTTTTTGATTATTTAATCCTGAAAAAAAAAGAAAAAGGTATCCATACTAGCTCGCAGGCTAGCATGAATACCTTAAGAATTTAATTCGCAGATTAAATCAGTAATTCATAATTTAAAATATTTAAATTGTATTTTCAAAATTGTTTTTTAAATTGTTAGCTCGCAGTCTAACGTGAGAAACTTACAGATTTAATATAAAAAATAAATCAAAAACTCACAATTTTTTTCATTCATATTTACATTAGGATTATATCACATAAATTTAAAATTTACAAACATATTGCAAATATTTTTTTTAATTTTAAATTTATTTCTAAAATCATTTTTGATTTTTTTCAAGGCTTTATGCCAAGTGTTTTTTTCAAAAACCACGAGTCGTGTTTCTCCAAAAATTGACAAATTTTTTGAGAAACAGGTAAGCGTGCATGGTATAAATCTTATACCATGGCTATTTAAAAAAATGAACATTTTTTTCTCAAAAAAAAAGAAAAAAGTTTTACTTTTTTCAGATTTTTTTTTTGCAATTTTATTCTCTTTCAATTTCCATTTCTTCATCACTTAAAATATTTTTATATTCATCTAAAATAAATTCTCCATGTTTTAAAATTTGATTTTGTACTTTAATATCTCTATTAAATTTTTTATTTATTCTATCAAGTGATTTTATATTTTTATATAATACTCTATTTATATTTTGTATAATTTTAGCTGACCCATAATCTTTTTTTTCAACAAAATTTTTCATTTTATTTTTATTTTCTTCAACCTTTTTTATTTCATTTAGTTTTTCATCTCTTAAATCTTTTCTATCAATGTATGCTTTATACAAATTAATTTTATCTGGCTCATTACTATAATTTTTCTTTAATGTCTTAATAAAAATTTTATCAACAATTTCTTTTTCAATCATTTTAAATTTAAATGGTCTCATGTATTTTGCTTTTAACTCTAATTTTTTATCTATTATTGCATCTTTATTTTTTTCTAAAAATTCTTCTAGTGTTTTATTTATTTCATTTATTCTCTTTTTATATTTTGATTTATTCGCTCTATCTTTTTTTATCATTTTAAATAAATGATTCTTTTCATTTTTATTTTTATTACTTTCTCCTCTTGTTAAAATATTAATCGCTTCATTTTCCAAACTTCTTTCACTCATTTTTTTTGATAGTTTAAAAATATCATATTCTACTTTTTCTTTTTCTTCTAATATTTTTTCAAAAGTATAATTATTAAATTCTTTTTTCTTTTCTTCATATTTTTCTTTTATAAATTCTTTTTTATACAACACATCAATTTCATCTCTAATTTTTTTATCTTTCATATATTCATTCATTTTTATTCTTTCATATAAATCATAAGCATCAATATTTTCTTTATCTATTTTTTGATATTTAATTTTTTTATTTATATGGATTGCTTCTCTATTTAATTTTTCTGCTTTTAATAATTCTCCTTTTTCAATTGCTTCTTCTCTTTGCTTTTTTAATGTATCGCATGAAACTTTTTCTATTCCTTCTGCTTCTAAATATTTATTTAAATGTACTTCCCAATTTTTTCTTAAATCATTAACATATTCTTTTGATTTAACAATTGTATCTTTTTTTGCTCCACCCTTTTCAGGATTTTTAGGATTATATCTTTTAAAAAATTTATTTTTTTCTCTTAAAACTCCATCTAATTTTCTATCACAAAACATAACATGTGCATGAGGTTGTTCTGAATTAGGATTGTGCATCGCATAATTGTATACATATTTATCTCCAAAAGTTTTTTCTAAAAATCTATCTAATATTTCTTTATTTTTTTCTTTTGAAAATTCTTTTGGTAATGTTATTTCAAATTCTCTATAAATATTTGCATTACTTCTTTCATACAAAATAGCTGCTTCCCAAAATTCATTTATATCTTTAAAATTTTCTGGTAAATTTTTTGTTTCAATAAATTCTACATGTTCTTTTTTAGAAATGTATTTATCTTCTCCGTTAATATAGCTTAAATGTGCTAGTGCTTTCTTACCACATTTATATCTAAGTCTAAACATCGCCATTTTATTTTCTCCTTTCTAAATAAAAAAGTATTCATAACAGATTTAAAAACTGTCTGAATACTTTAAAATTTAATCTGCTAATTAAATTAATAATTTATCTATTTCCATTTACAGAACCAACAAAACTTTCACCTAATTTTGTATTTTCTAATATTTCTTTTGCTTCTTTTAATTCTTTTTCTAATTGTTCTCTTTCCTTTTTCCTAATTTTACTCATTTTTTCTATTTCTTCAAGTGAAACATATTTTCTAAGTTCTACTATATCTTTTTTAGTGTAAATTCCCTCTTTTACTATCTCCTCAATTTTTTTCTCCTCTTTATTACCACAAGAAATTGTAAAAGTTAATAATAATAAAATAGCAACTAATATTTTTTTCATTTAAACCACCTTTAATCCTCTCTAATATATTTATTCTAATTATATATTCAAAAATAAAAATTTTCAACATTATTTATATACAAAAACAAAAATCATAAAAACTAATAAAATTATTATTCCTACTACAACTTTTTTTATTAATTTAAAAATCATTATTTCTAATTTCTTTTGCTCTATATCTTTTATTTTTTTAAATAAACTTTTCCATAATCTAATCTTATTAAAAATAACTAATATTAAACATATAAAACTGATTAATACAAAAATTGTAAAACTAATATATAACAAATATATTATTTTTATTTTAAAAAATAATAAAAATAGTAAATTAAATATAAATAAATAAATTATATTAATTCCAAAATATTTAATTGAAAATAAATTTGTTATTGCTATTATTAATAATCCATATATAAGTAATATAAATGTATCCATTTTTATCCTTTCTTTTTTCTACCTTTCTTAAAGTTCTATATAAATACTTGATTTTTTCTAAAAAAACAATTATAATCTAATTGCATATTCGAGAAGTAATTGTTGTCAATATTACTTCTCCTTTTTTATTAAACTATCAATAAAGCTTTCTCCTTTTAATGTAAATTTCAATACATTTTTCCCTTTTATTTTAAAATATTTAGCATAGTTTTTATATTTATGTTCTCTATATAAATATATTGTTTTACCTCTCTGATATATAAATCTTTTTTCTGTTAATATTTTAATTAATTCTTCTGTTGTTTTTTCATATTTATTAGCTAAAAAATTTAAACTTATATATTCTTTTCCCTCATCAAAAAATTCTTCATATTCAATTAATTTTGTCTGTAATTTTTCTAATCTCTCACAAGCCTCTTTCATTAAATTATCTATTCTTTGTTTTATTGTAATTTCATTATCTTCTTTTCTAACTACAATATATCCACTCTTTTGTCTTATCGTTTTAAGTATTTCTTTTACTTGTTTCTTAAATTTTTTTGCTATAGGTTTTCTACTAGAAAATAAGACTTCATATAGACCATCTTCTGTTAAATACCACTGTTTATGTGTTTTACCATCTCCACGAGTAACTATTACTAATTCTTTTTCATCTTCTTCTACATCTTTAAGCATTTGTGATACATTCTTATTTTCTATTATTTTAGCTATTTCATTAGCATTAAACATTGGAGATACTTCATTACCAAATATAACTAATTCTACTCCTAAAATCTCTTTTTTCTCTAATATGTCCATATTATTTTAACCTTTCATTTATATTATTATTTTTCTTTATGATATAAATTTCTTCTCCAGTGTTGATATAATTGGAAGTAGAAAATTCTAAATTCTCAAATTTATTGATTTGATTAGACATTTTTATTTTTACAATTTTATATTCTTTACCTATCCAAATACTAATTTCAACATCATCTAATTTATGTTCTATTTTATTTCTTACTTCTAAAAAATTAAGTAATCTTTCAAATGTAGTTTTTGAGTTATAAAACAAAATTTTTTTATTCATTTCTTCAATCCATATTTTTTTAGGTACAGAATTTTTATTTATATTTCTGAAAAAGAATATGACCTCATTATTTTCAGTTTTCTTTAAATAAAATTCTTTCATGATTTTTCCTTTCTAATTTAATTTGAGTATTTTATTTTAAATTTTCATCTTATCTATCTAACTTTTTAAAATTTATTTTTTTTAGATATAGAATATTAGGTTTACCTACTCCCTGCCTTTTAACAAAAAGTAAATCACATTCTTCTAATTCTCTATAAATTTTTATTGCCGTTTTGTTGGATATATTAAATGTTTTCATAGTTTCTTCTACAGAAAAATAAAAATAATAATTTCCATCTTTATCAAACCAATTATTTTTTATAGATAAATTAAGTCTATCTAATAAAAGACCATAAAATAATTTTGACTCTAAACTAATTTTTTTAAATTTTTTATTCAAAATAAATTCCTTAGGTATTGTATAGAAATTATTGTATTGAATATCATTGTATTTATAAAACATATTTTCCCCTAGAGTTTTTATTTTACTTTTTTTATATAATTTTGAATGTATTCTTCAGTTTTTAATGGATTAAATACAAAAACATTTCTCTTTTTTCCATTTTCTCCTTTTTTAATTACATATACAAAATCTAAATTGCCACTTAAACATAAAATTTCAAAATGTTTTCTTGATATTTGTAATATTTTAGAAATATTACCAACATTGTATTTTTTCATGAAAATTACCTCCACTTCCAATTTTATTATTGTAACAAGATAATAATATCACACTTTTTATTTTAATGCAATAATTTTTAGAATAATTCATTTTTTTTTACAATTATTTATTAATTTGCTTACTTATTAATTTTCTGATATAATTTGATAATAATATATATATTATTTTTATACAAATTCGATAAAATAATTATCTATATTGTATATAAATCTAATTATAATAATATATATAATTAATGTTATAAATGCTTAGTTATATAATATATTTTTTTATTAATATATATTA
The genomic region above belongs to Streptobacillus moniliformis DSM 12112 and contains:
- a CDS encoding type IV secretory system conjugative DNA transfer family protein; protein product: MLSDIKKLKWKNMKSVEKRFVIGTISIIILTHILILFFYLSNYARILNYPEYFSKYILLEIDKIKIYYPNKFMYLALSKTPNAARWAKYEYLALQVLIFIPYIILCFPIKWIPKDTSHGSARWATFDDLGLSGFLTPRISAKAFELNLLEDSGVVLGEVDGRLIRDNGKTHILLSAPTRTGKGVSVIIPTLVDSWKDSVFVLDIKGENYQMTAGWRQKEFNNTIFKFSPLSIDSCSFNPMKEVRYLTPDEIDDAKTIAQIIVIDEGSSDPFWGLAGSDLATTLILYELYKGKGEANLSNVVKFITDPTGPLELRLKKLINKPIFDPDRDEEILEKLLEIYTAQDDQEQIKRGIHPFIDRGIADALGKGEKTLQSIVATAKSKLSIFESPNVEKNTSISDFRILDLMAADKPISLYIVVPPGQIQPLAPLLRILIIQCVQLLTPEMDYSGNSNKIKFKHRLLMLLDEFPAIGKMEILEKAIGFVAGYGMKMMLVVQSLDQLNKIYSENNMFMGNCQTQVFYTANDNKTAEYISKTIGQETVISKSVSSDGGGFFSKKNVSVSKSGRDLIRPDEMRRFPLDKILLLVGGKPPIKSNKVLFFKDKRFKDKVKLPINPTPAMQREIELQKGSEK
- a CDS encoding TrbI/VirB10 family protein, producing the protein MKEKNIAISVLERMNYHLDILNNQMYNVSDEEISEVKANLILDTEELVDNIKKMEEIVNKVNQNNENKTLEKENIKEEIIREEKTNSLKNLKILFGIIALILLSIVSITIYKNVPKIEEVEEIEIADPNSFRITENDTTDEDKPFEKIEDIEDTNFEKIIEDTIKDKDKKHEEVNLEKNISEAEVSNLDENRVEKDHEELDRAIAELENRSHVNEVLGKKNSVEGLTFIRKSKENDDKKKEITRNRYKLNEEVENKVENIIDRKNKIASSFNDYLVQQGSVIPAIFLTEVNTDLPGSVLAQVRENVYDSRTGNYLLIPKGSKLYGRYESNVSKGQTRVFMVWDKLSLPNGKYIELSEFHAGDNLGNSGVSDKTNNHTWSLIGNAVLSSVLNFTDTLASGVSFNLGGLKIGLNGQSKDGKDTSPFKEVTSHLVKKEVERQPTITIRRGYKFNIIVNGDMELEKYKY
- a CDS encoding TrbG/VirB9 family P-type conjugative transfer protein codes for the protein MLKNQLSIISGKSAAVYNVSTEFNYFKSSIYQVYTKPNFTTVLKLNADENLVYVGGGDTENWQIDETSGGSDSSTFLFVKPLFKGLKTNLNIITDKRSYFISLESTEREFNPYIQWKYPYENNMSHFKKSGLKEKNQEITLGKSEDISFGFKYNKNNKLAPEQVFTDKEKTILILNDKLQEAPVVYVYGEDNVLNLVNYRMIGNKIIIDKVVNKFQLVLGNEKLDITR
- a CDS encoding MobA/MobL family protein: MAMFRLRYKCGKKALAHLSYINGEDKYISKKEHVEFIETKNLPENFKDINEFWEAAILYERSNANIYREFEITLPKEFSKEKNKEILDRFLEKTFGDKYVYNYAMHNPNSEQPHAHVMFCDRKLDGVLREKNKFFKRYNPKNPEKGGAKKDTIVKSKEYVNDLRKNWEVHLNKYLEAEGIEKVSCDTLKKQREEAIEKGELLKAEKLNREAIHINKKIKYQKIDKENIDAYDLYERIKMNEYMKDKKIRDEIDVLYKKEFIKEKYEEKKKEFNNYTFEKILEEKEKVEYDIFKLSKKMSERSLENEAINILTRGESNKNKNEKNHLFKMIKKDRANKSKYKKRINEINKTLEEFLEKNKDAIIDKKLELKAKYMRPFKFKMIEKEIVDKIFIKTLKKNYSNEPDKINLYKAYIDRKDLRDEKLNEIKKVEENKNKMKNFVEKKDYGSAKIIQNINRVLYKNIKSLDRINKKFNRDIKVQNQILKHGEFILDEYKNILSDEEMEIERE
- a CDS encoding type IV secretion system protein — encoded protein: MKENKISKMRKNFIVDESKTSRNREKIGIGIERYINISESLNTWKKAFIGMSILSLMLGGVSTFLFISKTETKSYLIKVNENNELVGAEKLTNQISNIGNREIEYFMKKFIKDTRTITLDKKVFDKTIKEANYFLNKETQSKLGSILGSENINSFFENKKTREVEILSFVAIPEVEKTYQIRWREKYYGTSGELEKRKNLNAIVKIRNFSPNSEQIMLNPFGIIVVDFNMQVEN
- a CDS encoding replication initiator protein A, translating into MFYKYNDIQYNNFYTIPKEFILNKKFKKISLESKLFYGLLLDRLNLSIKNNWFDKDGNYYFYFSVEETMKTFNISNKTAIKIYRELEECDLLFVKRQGVGKPNILYLKKINFKKLDR
- a CDS encoding phage repressor protein, whose protein sequence is MDILEKKEILGVELVIFGNEVSPMFNANEIAKIIENKNVSQMLKDVEEDEKELVIVTRGDGKTHKQWYLTEDGLYEVLFSSRKPIAKKFKKQVKEILKTIRQKSGYIVVRKEDNEITIKQRIDNLMKEACERLEKLQTKLIEYEEFFDEGKEYISLNFLANKYEKTTEELIKILTEKRFIYQRGKTIYLYREHKYKNYAKYFKIKGKNVLKFTLKGESFIDSLIKKEK